From a single Vitis vinifera cultivar Pinot Noir 40024 chromosome 18, ASM3070453v1 genomic region:
- the LOC100259083 gene encoding putative pentatricopeptide repeat-containing protein At1g19290 has translation MHRYFSIFTPPLPSRLHLRRPIHLSRTLLWKLRDESHPAPPELVSRICRLVLLRRCNAISKLNFVFSDDIVDAVLRNLRLNPTASLGFFQFVSKQQNFRPNVKSYCKLVHILSRGRMYDETRAYLNQLVDLCKFKDRGNVIWDELVGVYREFAFSPTVFDMILKVYVEKGLTKNALYVFDNMGKCGRIPSLRSCNSLLNNLVKNGETHTAHYVYQQMIRVGIVPDVFMVSIMVNAFCKDGKVDEAAGFVKKMENLGVEPNIVTYHSLINGYVSLGDVEAAKGVLKFMSEKGVSRNVVTYTLLIKGYCKQCKMDEAEKVLRGMQEEAALVPDERAYGVLIDGYCRTGKIDDAVRLLDEMLRLGLKTNLFICNSLINGYCKRGEIHEAEGVITRMVDWNLKPDSYSYNTLLDGYCREGHTSEAFNLCDKMLQEGIEPTVLTYNTLLKGLCRVGAFDDALQIWHLMMKRGVAPDEVGYSTLLDGLFKMENFEGASTLWKDILARGFTKSRITFNTMISGLCKMGKMVEAEEIFDKMKDLGCSPDGITYRTLIDGYCKASNVGQAFKVKGAMEREPISPSIEMYNSLISGLFKSRRLVEVTDLLTEMGIRGLTPNIVTYGALIDGWCKEGMLDKAFSSYFEMTENGLSANIIICSTMVSGLYRLGRIDEANLLMQKMVDHGFFPDHECFLKSDIRYAAIQKIADSLDESCKTFLLPNNIVYNIAIAGLCKTGKVDDARRFFSMLSLKGFVPDNFTYCTLIHGYSAAGNVDEAFRLRDEMLRRGLVPNIVTYNALINGLCKSENVDRAQRLFHKLHQKGLFPNVVTYNTLIDGYCKIGNMDAAFKLKDKMIEEGISPSVVTYSALINGLCKHGDIERSMKLLNQMIKAGVDSKLIEYCTLVQGYIRSGEMQKIHKLYDMMHIRCLSTTAISHKQVDLRPQTTMK, from the coding sequence ATGCACAGGTACTTCTCCATCTTCACTCCTCCACTTCCCTCACGCCTCCATCTCCGTCGGCCAATCCACCTTTCACGGACCCTTCTCTGGAAGCTCCGGGACGAATCCCATCCAGCCCCACCCGAATTAGTCTCCCGCATCTGCCGTCTCGTGCTTCTCCGCCGTTGCAATGCCATCTCCAAACTTAATTTCGTCTTCTCTGACGATATCGTCGACGCTGTTCTCCGGAACCTCAGACTAAACCCTACTGCTTCTCTAGGGTTtttccaatttgtttctaaGCAGCAAAATTTTAGACCCAACGTTAAGTCTTATTGTAAGCTTGTTCATATATTGTCCAGAGGTCGAATGTATGATGAGACCAGAGCGTACTTGAACCAGCTCGTTGATCTTTGTAAGTTCAAGGATCGTGGCAATGTGATTTGGGATGAATTAGTTGGGGTTTATCGAGAATTTGCATTTTCGCCCACTGTTTTTGATATGATTCTGAAGGTGTATGTGGAAAAGGGtttgacaaagaatgcattgtACGTGTTTGATAATATGGGCAAGTGTGGCCGAATACCAAGCTTGCGGTCTTGCAATAGTTTGTTGAACAATTTGGTTAAAAATGGGGAGACCCACACGGCACATTATGTTTATCAGCAAATGATCAGGGTTGGAATAGTTCCGGACGTTTTTATGGTTTCAATAATGGTGAATGCATTTTGCAAGGACGGGAAAGTGGATGAAGCAGCGGgatttgtgaaaaaaatggagaatttgGGTGTTGAACCAAATATAGTGACCTACCATAGTTTGATTAATGGCTATGTTAGTCTGGGGGATGTGGAAGCTGCAAAAGGAGTGCTGAAATTCATGAGTGAAAAGGGGGTTTCAAGAAATGTGGTTACATATACCCTGTTGATCAAGGGTTATTGCAAACAATGTAAAATGGACGAGGCAGAGAAGGTGCTTAGAGGAATGCAGGAGGAGGCAGCTTTGGTTCCTGATGAGCGTGCTTATGGTGTCTTGATAGATGGTTATTGTCGAACTGGAAAAATAGATGATGCTGTTAGGCTTTTGGATGAGATGTTGAGATTGGGCCTGAAAACaaacttatttatttgtaattcaTTGATTAATGGATATTGCAAACGTGGTGAAATTCATGAAGCAGAGGGAGTGATAACCCGTATGGTGGATTGGAACTTGAAGCCAGACTCTTATAGCTACAATACTCTACTGGATGGGTACTGTAGAGAAGGCCATACATCTGAAGCTTTCAACCTTTGTGACAAGATGCTTCAGGAAGGGATTGAACCAACCGTCTTAACTTATAATACTCTTCTTAAAGGCTTGTGCCGTGTGGGTGCCTTTGATGATGCTTTGCAAATTTGGCATTTGATGATGAAAAGGGGTGTGGCTCCTGATGAGGTTGGCTATAGTACTCTGCTTGATGGGTTATTCaagatggaaaattttgaaggagCTTCAACATTGTGGAAAGATATTCTAGCAAGAGGATTTACGAAAAGTAGGATTACTTTCAATACAATGATCAGCGGATTATGTAAGATGGGGAAAATGGTTGAAGCGGAGGAAATTTTTGACAAGATGAAGGATCTGGGATGTTCCCCTGATGGAATAACATACAGAACCCTAATTGATGGGTATTGTAAAGCCAGCAATGTTGGACAAGCTTTTAAAGTTAAGGGTGCCATGGAAAGGGAACCAATTTCACCTTCCATTGAGATGTACAATTCTCTTATTAGTGGACTTTTTAAGTCTAGGAGATTAGTTGAAGTGACAGATCTTCTCACTGAGATGGGCATAAGGGGATTGACCCCAAATATTGTTACTTATGGAGCCCTTATTGATGGTTGGTGCAAAGAAGGGATGCTGGATAAAGCTTTTAGTTCATATTTTGAGATGACTGAGAATGGGCTATCTGCCAATATAATTATATGCAGCACAATGGTCAGTGGCCTATATAGGCTTGGTAGGATTGATGAAGCAAATTTGCTGATGCAGAAAATGGTGGATCATGGTTTTTTTCCTGATCATGAATGTTTCCTCAAGTCTGACATTAGATATGCAGCCATTCAGAAAATTGCAGATTCTCTTGATGAAAGTTGTAAAACTTTTCTTCTACCCAACAATATTGTGTACAATATTGCTATTGCGGGCCTTTGCAAGACTGGGAAGGTTGATGATGCAAGAAGATTTTTCTCTATGTTATCACTGAAAGGATTTGTTCCGGATAATTTTACGTACTGTACCCTGATTCATGGCTATTCTGCGGCTGGTAATGTTGATGAAGCTTTTCGCTTAAGGGACGAGATGCTGAGAAGGGGTCTTGTTCCAAACATAGTTACATACAATGCTCTTATAAATGGCTTGTGCAAATCAGAAAACGTGGATCGAGCACAGAGGCTTTTCCATAAACTTCACCAGAAGGGATTGTTTCCAAATGTTGTTACCTATAATACATTGATCGATGGATATTGCAAGATTGGTAATATGGATGCAGCCTTCAAACTGAAAGATAAAATGATAGAAGAAGGGATTTCTCCTTCTGTTGTTACATACTCTGCCTTGATCAATGGTCTTTGTAAGCATGGAGATATAGAAAGATCTATGAAGCTTTTGAATCAAATGATCAAGGCAGGTGTGGACTCTAAGCTTATAGAATACTGTACTTTGGTTCAAGGTTACATTAGAAGTGGAGAGATGCAAAAGATACACAAACTTTATGATATGATGCATATCAGATGTCTTTCCACCACTGCTATTTCTCATAAACAGGTGGATTTAAGACCTCAAACTACAATGAAATGA